In Humulus lupulus chromosome 6, drHumLupu1.1, whole genome shotgun sequence, a single genomic region encodes these proteins:
- the LOC133782219 gene encoding uncharacterized protein LOC133782219 isoform X2: MFKTQKHFLLPSEDRTVSPMAASESLFFSIFLALTFAITLAEPSLPENFVSAPEVQGSTLGVELELLKSRIASLEMGIDERNHQLSEKDKSIKQMQKTIQVKADNISLLQIEIKLLRESLYGKEYMSKPDQQEGEIEKQVERLRTDIDKQSDKKYGLGARAYVAEKKIQQMNSKLKKLYIVNDEQETIIHKIEHLLQVAEEELMKAEVETAWVHLEWLPHWLSAHLGHIQLYIEAYWIKGGKQVMDILFQKALEMKAQVEDWIKLQIEMIKVDWVPILKEQWLVFVTFVKLCVQLLMEKLVDMYHVAKNYFAPHAVKVSKDLVSYAWEAKNLTVSFLHHTAMVARSLLTKTYITLKPYTIKMLNECKTFMTFLARYHYQAKTFKFLSVNSVFYGLKG; the protein is encoded by the exons ATGTTTAAAACACAAAAACACTTTCTTCTCCCCTCGGAGGACCGTACAGTTTCTCCAATGGCGGCCTCTGAATCTTTGTTCTTCTCCATATTCTTAGCCCTAACATTCGCCATAACTCTAGCAGAGCCATCGCTTCCCGAAAACTTTGTTTCTGCACCAGAGGTTCAAGGGTCCACTCTTGGAGTCGAACTCGAGCTGCTCAAGTCCAGGATTGCATCACTAG AAATGGGCATTGATGAGAGAAACCATCAATTGAGCGAAAAAGATAAAAGTATTAAACAAATGCAGAAGACAATTCAGGTTAAAGCAGATAACATTTCGTTATTACAAATCGAGATAAAGTTGCTTCGG GAATCTTTGTATGGGAAGGAATATATGAGTAAGCCAGATCAACAAGAAGGTGAAATCGAGAAGCAG GTTGAAAGACTAAGGACGGACATAGATAAGCAAAGTGACAAAAAATATGGATTGGGAGCCCGAGCATATGTAGCAgagaagaaaatacaacaaatgaattcaaagttgaaaaaa CTTTATATAGTTAATGATGAACAAGAAACCATAATTCACAAAATCGAACATCTTCTTCAAGTGGCAGAG GAAGAATTGATGAAGGCAGAAGTGGAGACTGCTTGG GTTCATTTGGAGTGGCTTCCCCATTGGCTTTCAGCTCATTTAGGCCATATTCAG TTGTACATAGAGGCTTATTGGATCAAAGGTGGGAAACAGGTCATGGATATATTATTTCAGAAG GCTTTAGAAATGAAAGCTCAAGTAGAAGATTGGATTAAGCTGCAGATTGAAATGATTAAAGTG GACTGGGTCCCAATTCTAAAGGAACAATGGTTGGTATTTGTAACCTTTGTCAAGTTGTGTGTTCAACTATTGATGGAAAAGCTTGTAGACATGTACCATGTAGCAAAGAATTATTTTGCACCACATGCTGTCAAGGTTTCAAAAGACCTAGTTTCTTATGCTTGG GAAGCAAAGAATCTTACAGTGTCTTTCTTGCATCATACTGCAATGGTAGCAAGATCTCTTTTAACCAAAACGTATATTACCTTGAAGCCATATACTATAAAAATGCTCAATGAATGTAAGACGTTCATGACATTTTTAGCTCGGTATCATTATCAG GCAAAGACATTTAAATTTCTTTCGGTCAATAGTGTGTTCTATGGGCTTAAAGGTTAG
- the LOC133785145 gene encoding protein FAR1-RELATED SEQUENCE 5-like translates to MEEHSNNQSNKDQEVTIDGAAKIKQIHSNIPDEEIPKVSIEFETEEQAYNFYNVYAYKVGFSIRRSKWHKDNKDGKVKDGTFCCSCEGFRKKDKRYDNVKCHRAETRFGCLARMKIKLHQFGNYQVVEFYADHTHMTSSPSKSHLHRSQRRITPAQASEIELAENSGIAPKASMELMIRRAGGHENLGFILDDCRNYILIKRTIQMRTGDTGGVLEYLQQMKSKDPKNFYALQVDKDDLLTNIFWADAHMMASYHNFGDFVCFDTTYRKNHDCRPFAMFVGVNHHKQTTIFGAALLYDETTATFMWLFDTFVAAMSGKKPKTILTDQDAAMAKALRSQWPETYHRLCIWHMYQNAAKHLSSVFERFREFATDFRNCIYEYDEECEFIEAWGNMLGKYNLENNDWLAKQFELKEKWALVYGRETFCANMTSTQ, encoded by the coding sequence ATGGAAGAACATTCCAATAATCAAAGTAATAAAGACCAAGAAGTTACAATTGATGGTGCAGCAAAAATAAAGCAGATTCATTCTAACATTCCTGATGAAGAGATACCAAAAGTTAGTATAGAATTTGAAACTGAAGAACAAGCTTACAATTTTTATAATGTTTATGCTTATAAAGTTGGATTTAGCATACGAAGAAGCAAATGGCATAAGGATAATAAAGATGGAAAAGTAAAAGATGGAACATTTTGTTGCTCATGTGAAGGCTTTCGCAAAAAAGATAAACGATATGATAATGTGAAATGTCATCGTGCTGAAACAAGGTTTGGTTGTTTGGCGAGGATGAAGATAAAACTTCATCAATTTGGAAATTATCAAGTTGTTGAATTCTATGCGGACCATACACATATGACTTCAAGCCCTAGTAAGAGCCACTTACATAGGTCACAAAGAAGAATAACCCCTGCTCAAGCATCTGAAATTGAATTGGCTGAGAATTCAGGAATTGCTCCTAAAGCGAGTATGGAACTAATGATTAGGCGAGCTGGTGGACATGAAAATCTTGGATTTATTTTGGATGATTGTCGGAATTATATACTCATCAAAAGAACAATTCAAATGCGTACAGGAGATACAGGTGGTGTTCTTGAATATCTTCAACAGATGAAGTCAAAAGATCCAAAAAATTTTTATGCTTTGCAAGTGGACAAAGATGATTTGTTAACGAATATTTTTTGGGCAGATGCACACATGATGGCATCATATCATAACTTTGGTGATTTTGTTTGCTTTGACACAACCTACCGAAAAAATCATGATTGCCGCCCTTTTGCTATGTTCGTTGGGGTAAATCATCATAAACAAACCACTATATTCGGGGCtgcattgttatatgatgaaACTACTGCAACTTTTATGTGGTTATTTGATACTTTTGTAGCAGCAATGTCAGGGAAAAAACCAAAAACTATTCTTACTGATCAAGATGCAGCAATGGCAAAGGCATTAAGATCCCAATGGCCAGAGACTTATCATCGCTTATGCATTTGGCATATGTATCAAAATGCAGCAAAACACCTGAGTAGTGTTTTTGAAAGATTTCGTGAATTTGCTACGGATTTTAGAAATTGCATATATGAATATGATGAAGAATGTGAATTCATTGAGGCTTGGGGGAACATGCTTGGGAAATATAATCTTGAAAATAATGATTGGTTGGCAAAACAATTCGAGTTGAAGGAGAAGTGGGCACTTGTATATGGAAGAGAGACTTTTTGTGCAAATATGACTAGTACTCAATGA
- the LOC133782219 gene encoding uncharacterized protein LOC133782219 isoform X3, whose amino-acid sequence MFKTQKHFLLPSEDRTVSPMAASESLFFSIFLALTFAITLAEPSLPENFVSAPEVQGSTLGVELELLKSRIASLEMGIDERNHQLSEKDKSIKQMQKTIQVKADNISLLQIEIKLLRESLYGKEYMSKPDQQEGEIEKQVERLRTDIDKQSDKKYGLGARAYVAEKKIQQMNSKLKKLYIVNDEQETIIHKIEHLLQVAEEELMKAEVETAWVHLEWLPHWLSAHLGHIQLYIEAYWIKGGKQVMDILFQKALEMKAQVEDWIKLQIEMIKVDWVPILKEQWLVFVTFVKLCVQLLMEKLVDMYHVAKNYFAPHAVKVSKDLVSYAWEAKNLTVSFLHHTAMVARSLLTKTYITLKPYTIKMLNECKTFMTFLARYHYQVTIDLCVCSKEREG is encoded by the exons ATGTTTAAAACACAAAAACACTTTCTTCTCCCCTCGGAGGACCGTACAGTTTCTCCAATGGCGGCCTCTGAATCTTTGTTCTTCTCCATATTCTTAGCCCTAACATTCGCCATAACTCTAGCAGAGCCATCGCTTCCCGAAAACTTTGTTTCTGCACCAGAGGTTCAAGGGTCCACTCTTGGAGTCGAACTCGAGCTGCTCAAGTCCAGGATTGCATCACTAG AAATGGGCATTGATGAGAGAAACCATCAATTGAGCGAAAAAGATAAAAGTATTAAACAAATGCAGAAGACAATTCAGGTTAAAGCAGATAACATTTCGTTATTACAAATCGAGATAAAGTTGCTTCGG GAATCTTTGTATGGGAAGGAATATATGAGTAAGCCAGATCAACAAGAAGGTGAAATCGAGAAGCAG GTTGAAAGACTAAGGACGGACATAGATAAGCAAAGTGACAAAAAATATGGATTGGGAGCCCGAGCATATGTAGCAgagaagaaaatacaacaaatgaattcaaagttgaaaaaa CTTTATATAGTTAATGATGAACAAGAAACCATAATTCACAAAATCGAACATCTTCTTCAAGTGGCAGAG GAAGAATTGATGAAGGCAGAAGTGGAGACTGCTTGG GTTCATTTGGAGTGGCTTCCCCATTGGCTTTCAGCTCATTTAGGCCATATTCAG TTGTACATAGAGGCTTATTGGATCAAAGGTGGGAAACAGGTCATGGATATATTATTTCAGAAG GCTTTAGAAATGAAAGCTCAAGTAGAAGATTGGATTAAGCTGCAGATTGAAATGATTAAAGTG GACTGGGTCCCAATTCTAAAGGAACAATGGTTGGTATTTGTAACCTTTGTCAAGTTGTGTGTTCAACTATTGATGGAAAAGCTTGTAGACATGTACCATGTAGCAAAGAATTATTTTGCACCACATGCTGTCAAGGTTTCAAAAGACCTAGTTTCTTATGCTTGG GAAGCAAAGAATCTTACAGTGTCTTTCTTGCATCATACTGCAATGGTAGCAAGATCTCTTTTAACCAAAACGTATATTACCTTGAAGCCATATACTATAAAAATGCTCAATGAATGTAAGACGTTCATGACATTTTTAGCTCGGTATCATTATCAG